The proteins below are encoded in one region of Mesoplasma melaleucae:
- the mgtA gene encoding magnesium-translocating P-type ATPase, with translation MKKLKKLNNNTKFELINYVDSDNNKLLKQFEINKFGLDDQQVETNREKFGGKELKPTRFNVFLIIIKTFFSPFNIILMAIDAFNFYEYATDPDTFSLVAAIIVLIMILASGTMAFVQEVRSHIVIKKMIKENKKTSKVIRNISYNYKALDNANSIRMIKEAEVIENDELVPGDIIYLVNGDIIPADVRILWSNNLYVNQSSLTGESFPVQKRDSNEKEFESHLSYENIGYMGTEVMSGSGLAIVVATGQNTYFSLIDKKVKEKRKSSSFEKGIKRITLYLIAFMIAVVPIVLLIAGLQQHDWLKGLLFTIAIAVGITPEMLPIIVTSNLTRGYKKIENEEIIVKNLNSVQNIGAIDILCTDKTGTITSGEISLDKVTGVRGEKSEFIEHVLYLNSYFQSGFQNPIDSAVLSSKIKKPDVEDYTKEWEIPFDFERKILSVILTSKKDKEIFTKGAVEEVLKVCNRISINGKIEKLDAKHKKAIFQKTHELNLDGYRVIGIAHNVLQDEDVEEELIFYGFGTFFDKPKKTSKKLIKNLASKGISTKVLTGDNEIITRAICKNVDFEITKLYSGADIEAMDERQLYKAVEQGNVFVKLSPIHKSTIIAALQVQRHVVGFMGDGINDAPVLRESDVAISFSEASNIAQDAADMILTGESLMAIENAVVEGRKSLANMLKYIKVTVASNFGNVISVIVALFLTKEEPMLALHLLLQNLLYDFVMFALVFDNVDEEFLEKPRPFTTKNIIWFAVINGPVSSIFDILTFLVLIFGYKLVPFQGEAPDGTDNAMKFHASWFVVGLMTQTAVMQVYRTEKTPFIQSKCSLSMLIATIVICSFAVLIPFTPISELVQMSAPHWSFIFVALGFVTCYIVLAQLVKKLYIRRFKEWL, from the coding sequence ATGAAAAAACTAAAGAAATTAAATAATAATACAAAATTTGAATTAATCAATTACGTAGACTCAGATAATAATAAACTATTAAAACAATTTGAAATAAATAAATTTGGTTTAGATGACCAACAAGTAGAAACAAACAGAGAAAAATTTGGAGGTAAAGAATTAAAACCAACAAGATTCAATGTTTTTCTAATAATCATTAAAACATTCTTCTCACCATTCAATATCATATTAATGGCGATTGATGCTTTTAACTTTTACGAATATGCAACTGACCCTGACACATTTTCATTAGTAGCTGCCATTATTGTGCTAATTATGATACTAGCTAGTGGAACAATGGCATTTGTTCAAGAAGTTAGATCTCATATTGTTATTAAAAAAATGATTAAAGAAAATAAAAAAACTTCTAAAGTTATTAGAAATATCTCATATAACTATAAAGCTTTAGATAATGCTAATTCAATTAGAATGATTAAAGAAGCAGAAGTAATTGAAAATGATGAATTAGTTCCAGGAGACATAATATACCTAGTAAATGGTGATATTATTCCAGCTGATGTAAGAATTTTATGATCAAACAACTTATATGTTAACCAATCATCATTAACAGGAGAAAGTTTCCCTGTACAAAAAAGAGATTCAAATGAGAAAGAATTTGAATCACACTTAAGTTATGAAAATATCGGTTATATGGGAACAGAAGTAATGTCTGGTAGTGGATTAGCAATTGTTGTTGCTACTGGTCAAAACACTTACTTTTCATTAATTGATAAAAAAGTTAAAGAAAAAAGAAAAAGTTCATCTTTTGAAAAAGGAATCAAAAGAATTACTTTATACCTAATTGCTTTCATGATTGCAGTTGTTCCTATTGTGCTTTTAATAGCAGGACTACAACAACATGATTGACTAAAAGGTTTATTATTTACTATTGCAATAGCAGTAGGAATAACACCTGAAATGTTGCCAATTATTGTGACTTCTAACTTAACAAGAGGTTATAAAAAAATTGAAAACGAAGAAATTATTGTTAAAAATTTAAACTCAGTACAAAACATTGGAGCAATTGATATTTTATGTACTGACAAAACAGGAACTATCACAAGTGGAGAAATTAGTTTAGATAAAGTAACTGGTGTTCGCGGAGAGAAATCTGAATTTATTGAACATGTTCTATATTTAAATAGTTACTTCCAGTCAGGATTCCAAAACCCAATTGATAGTGCAGTTTTATCATCAAAAATTAAAAAACCTGATGTTGAAGACTATACAAAAGAATGAGAAATTCCATTTGATTTTGAAAGAAAGATTTTATCTGTTATTTTAACATCAAAAAAAGATAAAGAAATTTTTACTAAAGGTGCTGTTGAAGAGGTTCTAAAAGTATGTAACAGAATTTCTATTAACGGGAAAATTGAAAAATTAGATGCAAAACATAAAAAAGCAATTTTTCAAAAAACACATGAATTAAACTTAGATGGTTATCGTGTGATTGGAATTGCACATAATGTTTTACAAGATGAAGACGTTGAAGAAGAACTAATCTTCTATGGATTTGGAACTTTCTTTGATAAACCTAAAAAAACTTCTAAAAAATTAATTAAAAATTTAGCTTCAAAAGGAATATCAACAAAAGTTTTAACTGGTGATAATGAAATCATCACAAGAGCAATTTGTAAAAATGTTGATTTTGAAATTACTAAATTATATTCAGGTGCTGACATTGAAGCAATGGATGAAAGACAACTATATAAAGCTGTTGAACAAGGTAATGTATTTGTTAAATTGTCACCAATTCATAAATCAACAATTATTGCAGCTTTACAAGTTCAAAGACATGTTGTTGGATTTATGGGTGATGGAATTAATGACGCCCCTGTTTTAAGAGAATCAGATGTTGCTATTTCATTTAGCGAAGCATCAAATATTGCTCAAGATGCAGCAGATATGATTTTAACAGGTGAATCACTAATGGCAATTGAAAATGCCGTTGTTGAAGGGCGTAAAAGTTTAGCTAACATGTTGAAATATATTAAAGTAACTGTAGCTTCAAACTTTGGTAACGTAATATCTGTTATTGTTGCATTATTCTTAACAAAAGAAGAACCAATGTTAGCATTGCACTTATTATTACAAAACTTACTATATGACTTTGTAATGTTTGCATTAGTATTTGATAATGTTGATGAAGAATTCTTAGAAAAACCAAGACCATTCACAACCAAGAATATTATCTGGTTTGCTGTAATTAATGGACCAGTTAGCTCAATATTTGATATTTTAACATTCTTGGTATTAATTTTTGGATACAAACTAGTTCCTTTCCAAGGAGAAGCACCAGATGGAACAGATAATGCAATGAAATTTCACGCTTCATGATTTGTAGTTGGGTTAATGACTCAAACTGCTGTTATGCAAGTTTATAGAACTGAAAAAACTCCATTCATTCAATCAAAATGTTCATTATCAATGTTGATTGCAACAATCGTTATTTGTTCATTTGCTGTGTTGATACCATTCACACCAATTAGTGAATTAGTACAAATGTCAGCACCACACTGATCATTCATATTTGTAGCTTTAGGATTTGTAACTTGTTATATTGTATTAGCACAGTTAGTCAAAAAACTATATATCAGAAGATTCAAAGAATGATTATAA
- the tsaE gene encoding tRNA (adenosine(37)-N6)-threonylcarbamoyltransferase complex ATPase subunit type 1 TsaE has product MIIKYKMTCYLLTSFFWKYYNLFMIKTIISNSVQDTNKIAQEIANTLSGEVFVLLTGDLGAGKTTFTKALIKQFGVKENVSSPTFTILNQYQSKTNVINHMDAYRLDKQSDLEMFIEEFDNAINIIEWWTNINLALTNKKIVKIEIKKVNESAREFIIESN; this is encoded by the coding sequence ATGATTATAAAATATAAAATGACTTGTTATTTACTAACAAGTTTTTTTTGAAAATATTATAATTTATTTATGATTAAAACAATTATTTCAAATTCTGTCCAAGACACAAATAAAATTGCCCAAGAAATAGCTAACACATTAAGTGGTGAAGTTTTTGTTCTACTAACTGGTGATCTTGGCGCTGGAAAAACAACATTTACAAAAGCATTGATTAAACAATTTGGTGTTAAAGAAAATGTATCTTCACCAACGTTTACAATTTTGAATCAATATCAAAGTAAAACCAATGTAATTAATCATATGGATGCTTATCGTCTAGATAAACAAAGTGATTTAGAAATGTTTATTGAAGAGTTTGATAATGCAATTAACATTATTGAATGATGAACAAATATAAATTTAGCTTTAACAAATAAAAAGATTGTTAAAATTGAAATCAAAAAGGTTAATGAATCTGCAAGAGAATTCATTATAGAAAGTAATTAA
- the tsaB gene encoding tRNA (adenosine(37)-N6)-threonylcarbamoyltransferase complex dimerization subunit type 1 TsaB, translating into MKLFIDTTNWQLCLILIDEENHIVEEFIQRDTKKVSDITMTNIINLLNKHNLKLNQISDFYVTKGPGSYSGVRVGLTIVKTLKTLNDQINVFLIDSLKIQAGNQKCISLLDARSNKWFCSVYDNKKVIKEPFLIDEDTLKELQAEYPDYIIIKDYDHVDFKVYVLNALADFEKIENISDISPIYVKSFI; encoded by the coding sequence GTGAAACTGTTTATTGATACAACCAATTGACAATTATGCTTAATCTTAATTGATGAAGAAAATCATATTGTTGAAGAATTTATTCAAAGAGATACAAAAAAAGTTAGTGATATCACTATGACTAATATAATTAATCTACTTAATAAACATAATTTAAAACTAAATCAAATTAGTGATTTTTATGTGACTAAAGGTCCCGGTAGTTACTCTGGAGTTAGGGTTGGTTTAACAATTGTGAAGACCTTAAAAACTTTAAATGATCAGATCAATGTTTTCTTAATTGATTCATTAAAAATTCAAGCAGGTAATCAAAAATGTATTAGTTTATTAGATGCTAGATCAAATAAATGATTTTGTAGTGTATATGATAATAAAAAGGTTATTAAAGAACCATTTTTGATTGATGAAGATACGCTAAAAGAATTACAAGCAGAATATCCAGATTACATCATAATTAAAGACTATGATCATGTAGATTTTAAAGTTTATGTTTTAAATGCATTAGCAGATTTTGAAAAAATTGAAAATATAAGTGACATAAGCCCTATTTATGTAAAAAGTTTTATTTAA